The Streptomyces sp. NBC_00483 genome contains the following window.
TGGCGTGCCCGCGAGTAGAGGCCGGTGTCGGGGCGTTGCAGGCCCCGCGCCGACAGGTCGGGGACGCTCAGCTTGCCGAGTGGTACGGCGAGCCGGTCGACCAGGCCGACCGGCAGGCGCCGGCAGAGGATGCCGGTGCGCTGGGCGGCCCAGCCGAGCGTGGAGCGGCGCACGATGTGCGGCGCGGTGCGCACGGCGATGCGGACGCGCGCGGCGCCGCCCTCGATCAGGTCGACGGCGATCTCGGCGCCGGTGTTGCCCGCGCCGACGACGAGGACGTCCTGGCCGGTGAAGGGGTCCGGGTTGCGGTACTCGCCCGCGTGCAGCAGCTTCCCGGTGTACGTGGAGGCGCCGGGCCAGTCGGGCAGGTGCGGGGTGTGGTTGTAGCCGGTGGCGACGACCACGGCGGCCGAGGTCAGCTCGCGGCCACCGGTGGCCCGCAGCAGCCAGCCCGAATCGTCGGCGGCCCGCTCGATGCGGGTGACCTCGACGCCGGTGACGACTTCCAGGTCGTGGTGCTCGGCGTACTTCTCCAGATAGCGCACGACGTCGTCGCGGGCGACCCAGCGGCCGAAGCGGCGCGGCATCGGGAGGCCCGGGAGGCCGGAGAGGCGGCGCGTGGTGTGCAGGTGGAGGCGGTCGTAATGGCCGCGCCAGGAGGTGCCGACGCGGTCGGACTTCTCGAGGACGACGGCCCGGACGCCGTGCGCCTCGAGGCCGACGGCCGCGGCGAGTCCGCCGGGGCCGCCCCCGATGACGTACACGGGCGGGCGTTCATGGCTGCGTGCCGGTGCGTGTGGGGAGTCGGCCATGTACGGAGCGTATTGCGGCGCCGGTTTGAGCGGGACCGGTCAAGACGGAAACCGGTTGCGAATTGATCACGGGCCGCGATCGGGGTCGCCCGGCCGTTGCTGCGTGCGGGGCCCTTGCGGAGGCGGTGCCGGATGGGTTGAACTGGCCTACCCGAGGAACTGACGTACCGTCAGAAAATGGAGGAGGGGCCGGACTTCATGGACGCGATAGGGCTCAGCGGCGCCGAGTGGCTCGCCGTGCTGCGCATCGGGCTCGGCCTGTGGTGGCTGGAGAGCTGGCGGCACAAGGACAAGAAGGGCTGGTTCGAGCGCGGGACGGGGATCGCCTGGGCCGCGGATGTGGCCGGCAAGCACAAGTGGAACGCGGTGCGCAGCGGCTTCGAGGTCGTAGTGAAACCGCGGCCGAAGACGATGGCGTACGTCGTGGTGTATGCCGAACTCGCCCTGGGGGTCGGCCTGATCCTCGGGTTCCTGACGCCGATCGCGCTGGTCGGCGGGCTGCTGTTGAATCTGTTGTATTTCACGCTCATGATCCATGACTGGGCCGAGCAGGGGCAGAACGCGATGATGGGCCTGATCTCGCTCGTCGCGCTGTTCGCCATGTCCTGGCAGTCCTGGTCCCTCGACCACGCGATCGGACTGTTCTCGTGAGTGCTGACACCGCCGGTGCCGCTGGGGCCGACGTACGTTTCGATGTTCCCGAGCCCGATGCCTTCACGCAGCCCTACTGGGACGCGGCCGCCGGGGGGCGGCTGCTGCTCAGGCACTGCGGGAGCTGCGGGCGTGACCATCACTATCCGCGCGAGTTCTGTCCGTTCTGCTGGAGCGAGGACGGGCGGTGGGCGGACGCGAGCGGCCGGGCCACGCTCTACACGTGGTCCGTCGTGCACCGCAACGATCTGCCGCCCTTCGGGGGCCGCACCCCGTACACCGCCGCCGTCGTCGACCTCGCCGAGGGGCCGCGGATGATGACGGAGATCGTGGACTGCGCGGAGGCCGACCTGCGGATGGGGATGGACCTGACGGTCGACTTCCGGGAGGGCGGGGAGGGCTTCGCGGTACCGGTGTTCAGGCCTGCGGTGTAGCCGGGCGGGGCTGTGGTGGCGCGTGCCGTGACCGCGTGGTCGTGCGGTGGCCTGCGTCGTAATCCGGTGGCTGTGCGGATGCGGGCGTGGCCATCATGGCCGGATGACGACCTCACGGGCACGCACCGGCGAGTGGCTGCTGACGTCGGCCCTCGATGAATTCGACGAACAGGCAGGGGAGTTGCTGGCCTCCGACCCGGCCCTGCACACGGTGGCGCTCAGCGTCACCGCGCGCATGCGGGCGTCCGGCTGGGCGCGTGACGGCGCGCGCTTCGGGGTGTGGACGGGTCCCGGCGGCAAGGCGGACGGCTACTTCTTCTGGACGCCGCCGTACTTCCTGTACGTGGCGCTGCCCGGCGAGGACGCGGGCCGCGAGGATGCGGGCCGCAAGGAAGCGGCGGGCGCCCTGGTCGACGCCGTCGCCGAACTCCCGCTCGACGGTGCGAACGGCGCGCTGGAGTCGACCGCCGCCCTCGCCGGGGCCTGGCGCGAACGGCATCCCGGCGCGCGGGCCGAGCGCGTGATGCGGCAGCGGCTGTTCCGGCTCGGCGAGCTCACGCCACCGAAGAGCCTGCCCGAGGGCGGGGCGCGGATCGCGGGCGGGACCGACCGGGACCTCCTCGTGGACTGGCACATGGCCTTCGAGACGGAGGCGCACCCGCGCGACGCCGCGTCGCGGGAGCAGGCCGAGGCCTGGGCCGACGAGCGCATCGCCTACGGCGGCGTCACCCTCTGGGAGGACGGCGGCGATCCTGTCTCGATGGCGGGCCTCACCCTCGGATCGCTGGGCACCGTCCGGGTCGCCCCCGTCTACACGCCGCCCGCGCTGCGCGGCCGGGGGTACGCGGCCGCCGTCACAGCCGAGGTCAGCCGGGCCGCGCGGGCCGAGGGCGCCGAAGAGGTACTGCTCTTCACGGACATCTCCAACCCGACGAGCAACGCCCTCTACCAACGCCTCGGCTACCGGCCGGTCCGGGAGTTCGCGGTGTGGGAGTTCAGGCGCTGAGGGGCGCGGCCGGGGAGGCGCGGGGTACGGCCGACGCGCTGACGGGCACGGCCGGGCGAGCCGACGTGCCCGGCCGACGAGCTAAGGGGCACGGCCGGCGGGCCGAGGTGCACGGCCGAGAGGAGCCGCGGGGTACGGCCGACGCCCTGACGGACCCGGTCGGCCCGACCCCTCACGGCCACAGCAGCTCCTTGGTCCAGCCCTCCGCCGTGCGCAGGTACCTGAGGCGTACGTGGCGGCGGCGGGCGTCGCCCTGGAAGAACTCGACTTCGTCCGGGGCCAGCTCGTAGACCGTCCAGGAGGGGGCGGCGGCGTCCGGTTCGCGCTGCGCGCGTTCCCACGCTGCGTCCGA
Protein-coding sequences here:
- a CDS encoding flavin-containing monooxygenase; the encoded protein is MADSPHAPARSHERPPVYVIGGGPGGLAAAVGLEAHGVRAVVLEKSDRVGTSWRGHYDRLHLHTTRRLSGLPGLPMPRRFGRWVARDDVVRYLEKYAEHHDLEVVTGVEVTRIERAADDSGWLLRATGGRELTSAAVVVATGYNHTPHLPDWPGASTYTGKLLHAGEYRNPDPFTGQDVLVVGAGNTGAEIAVDLIEGGAARVRIAVRTAPHIVRRSTLGWAAQRTGILCRRLPVGLVDRLAVPLGKLSVPDLSARGLQRPDTGLYSRARQGAIPVQDVGFIDAVRSGKVEPVAAVTSFDADAVVLSDGTHVTPDTVIAATGYQQGLQDLVGHLDVLDPATGRPRTPSRRTPSPPGLHFTGYTNPISGMLRELALDAGRIGKAVAAQLPS
- a CDS encoding DoxX family membrane protein, coding for MDAIGLSGAEWLAVLRIGLGLWWLESWRHKDKKGWFERGTGIAWAADVAGKHKWNAVRSGFEVVVKPRPKTMAYVVVYAELALGVGLILGFLTPIALVGGLLLNLLYFTLMIHDWAEQGQNAMMGLISLVALFAMSWQSWSLDHAIGLFS
- a CDS encoding Zn-ribbon domain-containing OB-fold protein — encoded protein: MSADTAGAAGADVRFDVPEPDAFTQPYWDAAAGGRLLLRHCGSCGRDHHYPREFCPFCWSEDGRWADASGRATLYTWSVVHRNDLPPFGGRTPYTAAVVDLAEGPRMMTEIVDCAEADLRMGMDLTVDFREGGEGFAVPVFRPAV
- a CDS encoding GNAT family N-acetyltransferase — translated: MTTSRARTGEWLLTSALDEFDEQAGELLASDPALHTVALSVTARMRASGWARDGARFGVWTGPGGKADGYFFWTPPYFLYVALPGEDAGREDAGRKEAAGALVDAVAELPLDGANGALESTAALAGAWRERHPGARAERVMRQRLFRLGELTPPKSLPEGGARIAGGTDRDLLVDWHMAFETEAHPRDAASREQAEAWADERIAYGGVTLWEDGGDPVSMAGLTLGSLGTVRVAPVYTPPALRGRGYAAAVTAEVSRAARAEGAEEVLLFTDISNPTSNALYQRLGYRPVREFAVWEFRR